The Lagopus muta isolate bLagMut1 chromosome 6, bLagMut1 primary, whole genome shotgun sequence sequence AGCTGGTGCCAGTGGCGGCTCTGACTGTTGGCCAACGGGGCAGGGCAAGGAGCAGAGGCCTTGGCTCAGCCCCATCATACTCCAGCCCTTGcagctttctgggctgtgaagaAAAGGGGGCAGGAGGACACAAGTGACCTTGGTACAGCACTGTGTTCCCCAGGGCTGCCCCTGTGGGGCTCCCACAGAAGAGCCAGAGCCTCACTGAATCCTGGGACGTATTCCTGCTTAGTGCCCTGACAGCTCCACTTACCTACACTACAGTAGGAGCGCTGTGCCCCAAAGTGTCCTGAGGAAGCTCATCCCAGCTGCGAGGCCAAAGGCGCTGTGGCAGCCCTTTGAGGCTGGGCCCAGCTCTCCTCGGCCCCCTCCCTTTCCACTCCAGAGGAGGAaggtaaagcagaaaaatgaaggacAGGAGCCTTCAGGGAATCCTCCATCCCTGGACACCACACAAAGCACACGCATGCCCGCTGAGGTGGCTCATTAAATATCCTTTTATTCCTCGTTTTTAAAATggctaataataataataataaaaaaaaaaaacaatggcaTGGCTCTGCAGAGGCCACAGGAGAGATATTGCCATAGAGGAAAGAGTCAAGTAGTGCGAAGTTGCGTGGGCCCGGTGCGGGGTGGGCTCCCCAGCAGGGTGGGGGGTGGTGGGGCAGCACTGGGCTCCTTGGCTGCATTTTTGGCATGTGATGAGAAAATATTGCTTGACAGGGGATGTGCCTTACTGGCCTTCCTCTTCCccaaatggaaattaaaacaacCACCTGACAGTCAGAAAAACTGATcgcccattaaaaaaaaattaaaaatactaataaaaaaaaacaaaccctggggaaacacttaaaaaaaaaaaggaaccaaaaTATATAGCAAAATGTGCAGGTGCAGAAAGGTGCAGCTCTCACCTGCTCCTGCACGCCAGCAGCTCCCCCGGCCATCGCCTGCTTCACACCACCTCTGTAGCCATTGGGGAGAAGCCAGGCACAGTGGCTCCAAATCCAAGCACACAGGAGGGGAGCCTGCAGCCTGATAGATTCTAGCAGGGGACTTCAGGATCCCCCAAGTCCCAACATGGCATCGGCACCCCATGACCCCCAGGTGCCAGGAGCCCCTGAGTGTATCCCCCTTCTCATCCCTTGAGCACAGGGGCCCTGGCCATGGATCCTGCAAGATGGTGGCTCAGGTGGGGAAGGGGAATGGGTggtttcttcctctctctgggTAAGATatataatttctgctttttttttttgctttttttttttaatatttatatttatatatatagatatttatatatacacacacctGATaactcagaaagagaaaaaaaatagaatccgtaacaataataataaaaaaaagttattctggTTTAAAAACAATCCATTCCTACCACGCTAGGCGAGCGATTGATTGCACAAGGCCCACAAGTGGCTGCCCGGCCAATGGTGGCAGGGCGCGAGGCTGCGGGACACGGCCCCCCCATGGCCTCCACACCTGGCCAGGGcagcatccctgccccacacagTCCTGCCGGGGTGTGAGTCAGCTCCTGAGTCCCAGGGAGGGgtggaaaaagggagaaaaaagccCTGGGGCTTCCAGCCCATCTCCTCATCCCCGTcggctgggggctgcagagcgTCCGTGCCCATGGAGCCCTCTGGTGCCAGCGGGTGCCCAGCCAGGAGGTGAGCGGGCGAGCGGCTCTGCCCCTCATACTGAGATCTCGTACGTGGTGCCCCCCACGCCAGAAACCTTCTTGACTCCTCCACGCGTGGGGCTGCTGACAGGCACGGATCCCGAGCCGGGGGTGGCCGAACTCAGGCTCTTGGGTTGCCCATTGGACTTGCTGTAGGATGTTCTCATCTGCATCTCGTCTCTGGGGAGGGAAGCAAGGACACAGGGTGAGCAGGTGAGCACAGGGATGGAGTAGCAAAGCACggggcacagggcagtgggAAAGGGGAGAGTAGGATCCCAGCACGGCTGAGCGAAGATGCAGCCCTGCCCTCCCCAAGGACACAAGGCAGACAAGCATCCCTCAAGCCCACCAAGAAGCCCATGAAGTCTCCTAGGGACAGCACCAGTTCTGTGCCAGCAGGACTCaacccccagccctccccacacCCCCCCAGCGAGGAGCTGCAGTGCACGCCCTGCGGGGCAGACAGTGGCAAAACTCACTTTGGTGCCAGTAACGGCTGCAAGGCCACCTCCTCGGTCTCGGGGACGCTGGCCTGAGACGCTGCTGGTTTTTGGCTGCTGTAAGACACAGATTTGCCCAAGTGGGGGGCAGCGGGCTGCTCAGGTGAGCCCAGGGAGCGCACCCGCAGCGCGTGGGAGGGCTCAGGCTTGCCAAAGCGGGGAGGGGCCGGGCGGGTGAGCGGATTCTTGCCCAGAGGCGAGCGCTTCGAATCGTCCGAGGAAGAGCTGGTGCGGGGGGCATGGCTGGAGCCTGGCGTCGACTGGATGCCCGAGTCTGCCAGCCCAGCATCGTCCTCCCTGCCCGCTGCGGGAGGCTGCTGGAGCAGTTTCTCCCGCTCCTGGATGGAAGCCACAATGTGGCGGGAGAGATTGTCATAGCGCACGGGTGAGGGCTCGCGGGGTGGCACATGCTTGGGTGAGACGGCGGCAGCAAAGCGGCCGTGCAGGTCGGTCTCTCGCTGCTGGGCGATGCGGGCCGAGAGGAAGGGTGATGTGTAGCCCACCGGTGGGTCGGGCTCGGGGCCGGCCTGCACCGACTCGAAGTCGGGGCTGTCGGAAGGTGTGAGCAGGCTGTCATACGACAGGCTCCCGTTGCGTGTCTGGTTCACCAGGCTCTTGtaggaggtggaggtggtgccCTCGGAGCGGATGGACTGCAGGTGGCCCAGTTCAAAGCCCGTGCCCTGGGCCGACTTGAGGCTGGAGGAGCGGGAGCCACTGGACAGCGGGTCGAAGGGAAAGCCTTTGCCAAAGGTGGGCGAGCGGAAGCTCTCAGGCTCCAGGCTCGGCTCTGAGCGGTAGCTGGGCTTGCGGCCGCCTTCGCCAATGGAGTTGGGCTCCTTCAGGCTGTTTACTCGGCTCAGCTATGGGACAGGAACACAGCAGTCACTCCTGGGAACATGGGGGCCCCCAAAACTCTTAACGCCCACCCCAAACCCACCACCCAGAAAGCCACAgcaaagagcacaaaagcagCCCCGTAAGAGTGCTGCCTGTCAGCCAGCCACGTGCACAGCTTTACCTTGGCGCTGGTGGAATGGGGcagggcagctgagctgctgctgctgctgtatcCAGGCTGGTAGTTGTACATGGTGGGTGTCGGGGGGCTGTCCTTGCCTAGcaagctgctgtctgcaggcaggggaagagagaaagacaCTCACACGTGTGGCCACTAATGCAAACGCTGCGCGGAgtcctccctcccttccccagaaCCGGCTCTGAGCCTTAGGAGGACAGACCGTGGAGGTGGAGGTGAGAGGAACAGGCTGGGGGAGAGTGCTCCAGGAATGGATGAAATGGAGCGGGATGGAAAATGGGTCCCCACAGCACAGTGTTTCAGGCAGGCACTTCTCTGTCCCTGTAGCGGCCCTGTTCACATCCCACCTCTCTTGCAAAGCCAACACAGGTGTTTCTGAGCACCGTTTCGCTGGCGCTCAGGGAAGCAGGGCATGCAAGTCACGCAGGCTGCAACAAACAAACTTTGCCACCAAGCCAAGCCTGCCATTCCTTCTCCTCCATCCTGGCTGCGCTCCTGTGCCCATCTACAGCACAACAGCCCTTAAGCCTGCCCACAGCATCTCAGTGGCTCAGGACAAGCACCTTGCTGCCAAACAGTGGTTTCAGCTTGGCTTCCTGCGCTTTTCCAATAGATTAGAGCCAGCTGGAAGCATCCCACAGGCTTCTCCAATCACAAGGGCTGCGTGTAGCAGCCCAGAGACACGGGTGCACCCTGCTCCACAATGCGGCGGTGCTGACGTGCTTCAGGTCTACCCTGCAGCCTGTTCCTGCGACCCTGGCTCCTGGTCTGCCGGGCACAGCCCCGGGCTTCCCTCCCAGCGGCTGGCTGGGACCCTGCATGCCCTCCTTACCCTCGTTGGTGGCCAGGGTTAAGTGTGTCCTCAGGCCCGTGTAGCGGCTGAGGTCTGGCTTAGGTGGGGGTGGCGGTTCGGCATCAGCAGACTGGCTCTCCGTCACCTCCAGGCTTCCTTTGGACTGCAGAGACAAAGCGCAAAGGGTCAGCAGGGCACCGAGGCCTCAGCCCTCCCCTTAGCAGGCAGGGGGCATGCAGTGGTGTCATGTCTCTTGGTGCCCCTGGGCCTGTCCAACATCCTGAGTGCTCGAGGGCAGCACATGCCCCATGTGCTGGGAAGTGCCGTGGAAAGGGAAACCTCCAAACAATGCTGCAAGGGTGAAAGACGGGATAGGGAAGGGCAATGGAGTATGCAAAGCCTCATGTGGTCACTGCCACATGGGAGGGATGTAATTTCTATCCCCAGGGGACACAGAACAGGACAACACGGAGGAGGTGGAACATGACAAGGCTCACTCGGTTCTTTACTCACGGATGCAGGCTTGCACCCCTGGGCTCCACGCAGGACCCCAACGTGGGGAGTGCTAATTCCCCCCTTCCTCACCTTCGTCCTCTTCAGCTCTGTCTGGATACCATTGTCCATGATCTTGACAGTGATTTGGCCATCTGACACATCGGGCCGCAGGAAGGGGGGTCTCACCAGCACCGTCTGCTCAGCCCTTGGGCGCCCCAGGTACCTGCCAGAACCCAGGGAGAGAGGGCAGAGAATGTGGTGAAGGCCCATAGATGGGGGTGCTTATGTTGGGTATTGGACGGCTGGAGAGGCACAACCACACTTACCTGGGGGCTGGGGAGCTACACAGGACCCGGCTCACATTCTTACAGCAACCATTAGTGAAGGGGTTGACGCCACCTCGGAACTTGCCTGTCACCTGCGAGGTGGGGAGCATCACATTGGTGTGGGTGGCAGCCACAGGAGGTCTCCGGTCCACCCCCCACCCTCAGCAATGCCAACCGGGTCAGGGTGCTCAGGATGTGACCAGCACAATCGTTGAGTAGTGCCAAGGATGGAGACTCCCCCATTTCCAGGCCCCTGTTCCAGTGTTGGGACTATTCTCATGGAAGAGGTGTTTCCCTAATGTCTAATTGGAAACCGCCTTGGTTCAAGCTGCACCATTGCTTCCTGCACTTCCACTGCCCATTCTTAAGGGCCTGCTGGGCTCCTTCTTACCCACGACCACTCCTCAAATAGCAGCAGTGAGATCCCATTTCTCCAGGCTGCATAAATGAGGTCAGCTCAAACTCCTCTCACACACTGATGGCACTCCTCCCTCAACTATCTTGCCAGAAATCCCTTGCTCAATCCACCCTACGTCTATCTTGTGGAAGCAATCCCCAGAAGCCATCCCAATGGTCTGACACCAGCTAAGCACCCCACATCAGCTAGTACACATACCTGCTCGTTGGTAGTGCGGCCCCTTGCCACAAGCACCACGTGGAACCCAGTAAGGCCAGCGACAGGAATGAAAAACAAGCTGGCCACACACATCACAGCCATACTGCCGGTGGGCAGCTAAGGAATATGCTGGAGAAACAGGTAGCTGtaaatgtccctgttcattgca is a genomic window containing:
- the ZDHHC5 gene encoding palmitoyltransferase ZDHHC5; its protein translation is MPAASGKRFKPSKYVPVSAAAIFLVGATTLFFAFTCPWLSLYVSPVIPIYNAVVFLFVLANFSMATFMDPGIFPRAEEDEDKEDDFRAPLYKTVEIKGIQVRMKWCATCRFYRPPRCSHCSVCDNCVEEFDHHCPWVNNCIGRRNYRYFFLFLLSLTTHIMGVFGFGLLYVLYQAELSGVRMAVTMAVMCVASLFFIPVAGLTGFHVVLVARGRTTNEQVTGKFRGGVNPFTNGCCKNVSRVLCSSPAPRYLGRPRAEQTVLVRPPFLRPDVSDGQITVKIMDNGIQTELKRTKSKGSLEVTESQSADAEPPPPPKPDLSRYTGLRTHLTLATNEDSSLLGKDSPPTPTMYNYQPGYSSSSSSAALPHSTSAKLSRVNSLKEPNSIGEGGRKPSYRSEPSLEPESFRSPTFGKGFPFDPLSSGSRSSSLKSAQGTGFELGHLQSIRSEGTTSTSYKSLVNQTRNGSLSYDSLLTPSDSPDFESVQAGPEPDPPVGYTSPFLSARIAQQRETDLHGRFAAAVSPKHVPPREPSPVRYDNLSRHIVASIQEREKLLQQPPAAGREDDAGLADSGIQSTPGSSHAPRTSSSSDDSKRSPLGKNPLTRPAPPRFGKPEPSHALRVRSLGSPEQPAAPHLGKSVSYSSQKPAASQASVPETEEVALQPLLAPKDEMQMRTSYSKSNGQPKSLSSATPGSGSVPVSSPTRGGVKKVSGVGGTTYEISV